A window of the Corallococcus soli genome harbors these coding sequences:
- a CDS encoding serine/threonine-protein kinase: protein MAGTGEEALYGEELRPGALVGDWVVERVQVLGPVSALYRARHARSGAPAALKVLHSQVATAAVALRRFRREAATLQRLRHPHIVTVLGYGELSDGRPFIAMEWLEGQDLAAELSSRGPLSPREVLAVMEQVGAALRVAHAAGVVHRDLKAQNVVRLAQGRGGPAVKLVDFGVAKGLVPGAPGSSSLTHTGVVLGTPLSMAPEQIRGQVPDARTDLYAVGVLLFQLLTGLPPFRGTTRHDVEQQHLHAPPPRPGEHAPVSSALDAVVLRCLRKEREERYPDVDVLLDALRGAVLGGAAPVEAPRALGLYVEGRTPGAPDAAAMEALDAGLERASTLALEAGLEVRVVGSACLLAVASLPDDVLRERELRARVLDVGLALTGGEAPSGLSVTVHVDRLVARDELHGWADAAASAWDDAGGEGGLLHLPSWIQDGGDGALIVTSAALCGLEADFVSSPVPGAEDRWRLSARR from the coding sequence ATGGCGGGGACCGGCGAGGAGGCACTCTACGGCGAGGAGCTGCGGCCCGGCGCGCTGGTGGGCGACTGGGTGGTGGAGCGCGTCCAGGTCCTGGGCCCCGTGTCCGCGTTGTACCGGGCGCGGCACGCACGCTCCGGCGCGCCCGCGGCGCTGAAGGTGTTGCATTCGCAGGTGGCCACGGCCGCGGTGGCGCTGCGTCGCTTCCGGCGCGAAGCGGCCACGTTGCAGCGGCTGCGCCACCCCCACATCGTCACGGTGCTGGGGTACGGCGAGCTGTCGGATGGCCGGCCCTTCATCGCGATGGAGTGGCTGGAGGGACAGGACCTGGCCGCGGAGCTGTCCTCGCGCGGGCCCCTGTCGCCGCGGGAGGTCCTGGCGGTGATGGAGCAGGTGGGCGCCGCGCTGCGGGTGGCGCACGCGGCGGGCGTGGTGCACCGCGACCTGAAGGCGCAGAACGTGGTGCGGCTCGCGCAGGGACGCGGTGGGCCGGCGGTGAAGCTGGTGGACTTCGGCGTGGCGAAGGGGCTGGTGCCGGGGGCCCCTGGCAGCTCGTCCCTCACGCACACCGGCGTGGTGCTGGGTACGCCCCTGTCGATGGCGCCGGAGCAGATTCGCGGGCAGGTGCCGGACGCGCGCACGGACCTCTACGCCGTGGGCGTGCTGCTGTTCCAGTTGCTCACGGGCCTGCCGCCCTTCCGGGGCACCACGCGCCACGACGTGGAGCAGCAGCACCTGCACGCCCCTCCGCCACGCCCGGGAGAGCACGCGCCGGTGTCCTCGGCGCTGGACGCGGTGGTGCTCCGGTGTCTTCGCAAGGAGCGCGAGGAGCGCTACCCGGACGTGGATGTGCTCCTGGACGCCCTTCGCGGCGCGGTGCTGGGGGGCGCGGCGCCGGTGGAGGCGCCGCGCGCGCTGGGGCTGTACGTGGAGGGGCGGACCCCCGGCGCCCCGGACGCGGCCGCGATGGAGGCACTGGACGCAGGGCTGGAGCGCGCGAGCACGCTGGCGCTGGAAGCGGGGCTGGAGGTGCGGGTGGTGGGCAGTGCGTGCCTGCTGGCCGTGGCGAGCCTGCCGGATGACGTGCTCCGCGAGCGCGAGCTGCGCGCACGGGTGCTGGACGTGGGGCTGGCGCTGACCGGGGGCGAGGCTCCCTCCGGCCTCTCAGTCACCGTGCACGTGGACCGGCTGGTGGCCCGCGACGAGCTCCACGGCTGGGCGGATGCGGCGGCCTCCGCGTGGGATGACGCCGGAGGGGAAGGGGGCCTGCTGCACCTGCCCTCGTGGATCCAGGACGGGGGCGACGGCGCGCTCATCGTCACCAGCGCGGCGCTGTGTGGACTGGAGGCGGACTTCGTCTCCAGTCCGGTGCCAGGGGCCGAGGACCGCTGGCGGCTCTCAGCGAGGCGCTGA
- a CDS encoding serine/threonine-protein kinase yields MRCPVCHRRLAPGAACPVNGVPAEPGPPPEPLALPDVPGLSGVALMGVGGFAQVFAAVRESDGREVALKVGLGAQHARFAHEAEALRRVGPPTVPAMFQEGRVGGRPFLVQELLRGQTLAAWMAALPGSGAASLARVRELLAGLCPAVARVHAVGLAHRDLKPENLFLREGGALSLLDFGLARRLEDGAEVFEEAGNRAGTTVYMAPEQCLDAREAGAGADIYALGVLLFELLTGAPPFHGSPDEVREGHVSQRPPRVSECAPVPAALDAVVARCLAKTPSERFASAPELLAAFDAACAQALLPDVIGLPEAQPRGGSALATFAGVRPVAVLGLRTSASVEGLGATLEPFGGVLARVANGGYLLVFCESLSAEANLRAGALAARRLVESSEAMAVLHLAVLYVHPGTALPRVAGASLERPDSWWSGTVPPGEVWVTREASARLEPGWTEPSGDGGLRLRLQDEEGARSEGTPPPFVGRDAVLEALAADAGRSLADAVPGLGVLSGEVGHGKSRLLKAFAARLEAEGRARVVRLRAPAPDASVADSLLDALRAVVGRPSAEPRVVAEALLAQAREAPLVLLLDDAHLADPSSLDALERATLAGPRAPLWVCMAGRPSLLGARPHLGERSARASQHALPPLTPEASRAVLLHLLRPAEHIPEPVLARLEQLAQGVPLSLVELARALRAAGALRSAPGGGWYVAPDALLDVSVTPLFERLAPRVLAGLPEVHRVLARLCAVLGTEVDVARVDAALRQLASGPELSRAAALDAGAGLQRLVRAGLLRPSGPGRFAFRHPLLREALEALLPPAPRRALHAAALKASVGDDVAERRRRAHHAAACGAHLEAARDYLSLAEEARAGHLSVEAEQHYTRALALLPESDEARRAQALAGRGRVRHRLQRFRESLADLSSARSLARARNDAALEVDLLLEEATARDWMEDSDGSAACTREALEAVEPLDAPRLSLRCGLARGRLHVRQGEWAAAARVLASTAEGAEGARDHETLVVSLALLGAALTFLDRAPEAAARFDEALERCEAAGDGLHKAAVLSNRVLLWLRQGDVARMEEDLRRAMALGRELAHAQMERWSTFNLAEVLYMQGRLDEALPLAQRAHELGVRFFREHPVPVDALLIARIQAAAGDEAAAARQLAWISQRCPPESLPPTAIMRRLVELQVHQLASGAFLAAQWDGLLAEADALASPDEKAEILLQATGVARRTGAAREARTWLERAGHAVAEAPLWSTRFHALKAALAGVVL; encoded by the coding sequence ATGCGCTGTCCGGTCTGTCACCGCCGCCTCGCTCCTGGCGCGGCGTGTCCCGTGAATGGCGTCCCCGCCGAGCCCGGTCCTCCTCCGGAGCCGCTGGCGCTCCCGGACGTCCCCGGCTTGTCCGGCGTCGCCTTGATGGGCGTGGGAGGTTTTGCCCAGGTCTTCGCCGCCGTGCGGGAGTCGGACGGTCGCGAGGTGGCCCTCAAGGTGGGACTGGGGGCCCAGCACGCCCGCTTCGCCCATGAGGCGGAGGCGCTCCGGCGCGTGGGGCCGCCCACGGTGCCAGCGATGTTCCAGGAGGGGCGCGTCGGCGGCAGGCCCTTCCTCGTGCAGGAGTTGCTTCGGGGACAGACGCTCGCGGCCTGGATGGCGGCGCTGCCGGGCTCCGGTGCCGCATCCCTGGCACGCGTGCGCGAGCTGCTCGCGGGGCTGTGTCCGGCGGTGGCTCGCGTGCACGCGGTGGGGCTCGCCCATCGGGACCTCAAGCCGGAGAACCTCTTCCTTCGCGAGGGCGGCGCGCTGAGCCTGCTGGACTTCGGCCTCGCGCGGCGGCTGGAGGACGGGGCAGAGGTCTTCGAGGAGGCGGGGAACCGGGCGGGGACGACGGTCTACATGGCGCCCGAGCAGTGCCTGGATGCTCGCGAGGCAGGCGCTGGCGCGGACATCTACGCGCTGGGCGTCCTGCTCTTCGAACTGCTCACGGGCGCGCCGCCCTTCCATGGCAGCCCGGACGAGGTTCGCGAAGGCCATGTGAGCCAGCGGCCTCCTCGCGTCTCCGAGTGTGCTCCGGTCCCCGCCGCGCTCGATGCCGTGGTGGCGCGGTGCCTGGCCAAGACTCCTTCCGAGCGCTTCGCCAGCGCTCCGGAGTTGCTCGCGGCCTTCGACGCAGCGTGCGCGCAGGCGCTGCTTCCGGACGTCATCGGGCTTCCGGAGGCGCAGCCTCGGGGGGGCTCCGCCCTGGCGACGTTCGCGGGGGTTCGGCCGGTGGCGGTCCTGGGGTTGCGCACGAGCGCGTCAGTGGAGGGCCTGGGCGCCACGCTGGAGCCGTTCGGCGGTGTGCTGGCCCGGGTCGCGAACGGGGGCTACCTGCTCGTCTTCTGCGAGTCGCTGTCCGCGGAGGCGAACCTTCGCGCGGGCGCGCTCGCGGCCCGGCGCCTGGTGGAGTCCTCGGAGGCGATGGCAGTCCTCCACCTGGCCGTGTTGTACGTGCACCCTGGCACCGCCCTGCCTCGCGTCGCTGGCGCCTCGCTGGAGCGCCCGGACTCCTGGTGGTCTGGGACGGTCCCTCCCGGTGAGGTGTGGGTGACGCGGGAGGCTTCCGCGCGGCTGGAGCCCGGATGGACCGAGCCCTCGGGGGACGGGGGCTTGCGCCTCCGGCTCCAGGACGAGGAGGGGGCTCGCTCCGAAGGGACGCCTCCTCCGTTCGTGGGCCGCGACGCGGTGCTGGAGGCGCTGGCGGCGGACGCGGGCCGCAGCCTCGCGGACGCGGTGCCGGGACTGGGCGTGCTCTCCGGTGAAGTGGGGCATGGCAAGTCGCGGCTGCTCAAGGCGTTCGCCGCTCGGTTGGAGGCGGAGGGGCGCGCGCGCGTGGTGCGGTTGCGCGCGCCTGCTCCGGATGCGTCGGTGGCGGACTCGCTCCTGGATGCGCTGCGCGCCGTCGTGGGCCGTCCCTCCGCGGAGCCGCGTGTCGTGGCCGAGGCGCTGCTCGCGCAGGCCCGTGAGGCGCCACTGGTGTTGTTGCTGGATGACGCGCACCTGGCGGATCCGTCGAGCCTGGATGCGCTGGAGCGCGCCACGCTCGCGGGGCCTCGCGCCCCCCTCTGGGTCTGCATGGCCGGGCGCCCTTCGCTGCTGGGTGCACGGCCCCACCTGGGCGAGCGCAGCGCCCGCGCCTCCCAGCATGCGCTGCCGCCCCTGACTCCCGAAGCGAGCCGCGCGGTGCTCCTGCACCTGCTGCGCCCCGCGGAGCACATCCCGGAGCCGGTGCTCGCGCGCCTGGAGCAGCTTGCGCAGGGCGTGCCCCTGTCGTTGGTGGAGCTGGCCCGGGCGCTCCGGGCCGCCGGCGCCCTGCGGTCGGCTCCGGGCGGCGGGTGGTACGTCGCCCCGGATGCGCTGCTGGACGTGTCGGTGACGCCGCTCTTCGAACGGCTGGCGCCTCGCGTCCTTGCGGGCCTGCCGGAAGTGCACCGCGTGCTGGCGCGGTTGTGCGCGGTGCTGGGCACCGAGGTGGACGTGGCGCGGGTGGACGCGGCCCTGCGTCAGCTGGCGTCCGGGCCGGAGCTGTCGCGCGCCGCGGCCCTGGACGCCGGGGCGGGCTTGCAGCGGCTGGTTCGCGCGGGCCTGCTGCGGCCCTCGGGGCCGGGGCGCTTCGCCTTCCGTCACCCGCTGCTTCGCGAGGCCCTGGAGGCCCTGCTTCCTCCCGCCCCGCGTCGCGCGCTGCATGCCGCCGCGCTGAAGGCCAGCGTGGGCGATGACGTGGCCGAGCGCCGCCGCCGCGCCCACCACGCCGCCGCCTGTGGCGCCCACCTGGAGGCGGCCCGGGACTACCTGTCGCTGGCGGAGGAGGCTCGCGCGGGGCACCTGTCCGTGGAGGCGGAGCAGCACTACACGCGCGCGTTGGCGCTGCTCCCGGAGTCCGACGAGGCGCGCCGCGCCCAGGCCCTGGCCGGACGGGGACGCGTGCGCCACCGGCTCCAGCGCTTCCGCGAAAGTCTGGCGGACCTGTCGTCGGCGCGGTCCCTGGCCCGGGCCCGGAACGACGCGGCGCTGGAGGTGGACCTGCTGCTGGAGGAGGCCACGGCTCGCGACTGGATGGAGGACTCGGACGGCTCCGCCGCCTGCACGCGCGAGGCGCTGGAGGCCGTCGAGCCGTTGGATGCCCCGCGCCTGTCGTTGCGCTGCGGACTGGCCCGGGGCCGGCTGCACGTGCGGCAGGGGGAGTGGGCCGCCGCGGCCCGTGTGCTCGCGTCCACCGCCGAGGGGGCCGAGGGTGCGCGGGACCACGAGACGCTGGTGGTGTCGCTGGCGCTCCTGGGCGCCGCGCTCACCTTCCTGGACCGCGCACCGGAGGCTGCTGCTCGCTTCGACGAGGCGCTGGAGCGCTGCGAGGCCGCGGGCGACGGGCTGCACAAGGCCGCCGTACTGAGCAACCGCGTCCTGCTGTGGCTGCGGCAGGGCGACGTGGCGCGGATGGAGGAGGACCTGCGTCGCGCCATGGCGCTGGGGCGCGAGCTGGCCCATGCGCAGATGGAGCGCTGGTCCACCTTCAACCTGGCGGAGGTCCTCTACATGCAGGGCCGCCTGGACGAAGCGCTGCCCTTGGCCCAGCGCGCCCATGAGCTGGGCGTGCGCTTCTTCCGCGAACACCCCGTGCCCGTGGATGCGCTGCTCATCGCCCGCATCCAGGCCGCGGCGGGAGACGAAGCGGCGGCGGCTCGGCAGCTCGCCTGGATCTCGCAGCGCTGTCCTCCGGAGTCGCTGCCCCCCACGGCCATCATGCGGCGGCTGGTGGAGCTCCAGGTCCATCAACTGGCGTCAGGCGCCTTCCTCGCGGCGCAGTGGGACGGGCTCCTCGCCGAGGCGGACGCGCTGGCCTCTCCGGACGAGAAGGCCGAGATCCTCCTCCAGGCCACCGGCGTCGCCCGGCGCACAGGCGCGGCGCGGGAGGCCCGGACGTGGCTTGAGCGGGCCGGACACGCGGTGGCGGAGGCCCCCCTGTGGTCTACGCGTTTCCACGCATTGAAGGCCGCGCTCGCCGGGGTTGTGCTGTAG
- a CDS encoding OPT family oligopeptide transporter, translating into MSAPAPVGARDGDAPTDASLTLLGIPGATQAEVDTFWLTRVYQGDRMPQLTVRAVALGAGLGVLTCATNLYAGLKTGVAFGVAITAALLASATHGALRRLVPRAAGAPLSLLEMGCAQTVASSAGYATGGALVSVQGAWLLTTGHHLPVWTLLSWTFLLSALGVLFAVPFKRQLVDREQLPFASGTAAAATVRALHAGGETSRPRLRMLGVGGLVSGALTLARDGLGRLPYAWAFPGTLGGVSLERLGFALETGLMPVGGGALLGVRITASMLLGALLVHGVIAPRLMASGVVPLEGDFLAWALWPGAAALTTASLLQFALQARVFGRALRGLSRRTAGVRHPVEALQVPGRWLFAGLLVLTPATVALAWVGFAVPVPHALLAVALSFVLCLISCRVTGETDVSPVGALGQVTQLTYGVLLPGNVEANLATAGITVNAASSAADLLTDLKAGHLLGAHPRRVFLAQLLGCVVGSLVVVPLFYLLVPDASALGSERFPAPAAAVTAGVARVLASGVDAVSPDLRSAMAWAALGAVVLTLCEQALPERFRRWTPSAVGVGLAFLLPASTSLGFFLGGLGWAVARRLKPASEGPGVTLAAGLIAGEGLVGVGIVLARALW; encoded by the coding sequence ATGTCTGCTCCCGCTCCCGTCGGCGCCCGTGACGGGGACGCTCCCACCGATGCGTCGCTGACGCTGCTCGGCATTCCTGGCGCGACTCAGGCGGAGGTGGACACCTTCTGGCTCACGCGCGTCTACCAAGGCGACCGCATGCCCCAGTTGACGGTGCGCGCGGTGGCGCTGGGCGCGGGGCTGGGTGTGCTCACCTGCGCCACCAATCTCTACGCAGGCCTGAAGACGGGAGTCGCGTTCGGTGTGGCCATCACCGCCGCGCTGTTGGCTTCCGCGACTCATGGTGCCCTTCGCCGCCTCGTTCCTCGGGCCGCGGGGGCTCCGTTGTCCTTGCTGGAGATGGGGTGCGCGCAGACGGTGGCCTCTTCGGCGGGGTATGCGACAGGGGGGGCGCTCGTGTCCGTGCAGGGCGCGTGGCTGCTGACCACCGGGCATCACCTCCCCGTGTGGACGCTGCTCTCGTGGACGTTCCTGCTGTCCGCGCTGGGGGTCCTCTTCGCCGTTCCATTCAAGCGCCAGTTGGTGGACCGGGAACAGCTTCCCTTTGCTTCCGGCACCGCCGCCGCCGCCACCGTGCGCGCACTGCATGCGGGGGGCGAGACGTCCCGGCCCCGTCTGCGGATGCTGGGGGTGGGCGGCCTGGTGTCCGGTGCGTTGACGCTCGCTCGCGATGGCCTGGGACGCCTTCCGTATGCGTGGGCGTTCCCGGGGACGCTCGGCGGGGTGTCGCTGGAGCGGTTGGGGTTCGCGCTGGAGACGGGGCTGATGCCGGTGGGGGGGGGCGCGCTGCTGGGCGTGCGCATCACCGCGTCGATGCTGCTGGGGGCGCTGCTCGTCCACGGTGTCATCGCGCCCCGCTTGATGGCTTCGGGCGTGGTGCCCCTGGAGGGAGACTTCCTGGCCTGGGCGCTGTGGCCGGGTGCGGCGGCGCTCACCACCGCGTCGCTGCTGCAGTTCGCGCTTCAGGCGCGGGTCTTCGGTCGCGCGCTCAGGGGGCTGTCGCGCCGGACGGCGGGAGTTCGCCATCCGGTGGAGGCGCTCCAGGTTCCTGGACGTTGGTTGTTCGCGGGCCTGCTCGTGCTGACTCCCGCGACCGTGGCGCTGGCCTGGGTGGGCTTCGCGGTGCCCGTGCCCCATGCGTTGCTCGCGGTCGCGCTGTCGTTCGTGCTGTGTCTCATCTCCTGCCGCGTCACCGGGGAGACGGACGTGAGCCCCGTGGGAGCGCTGGGGCAGGTGACTCAGTTGACGTATGGCGTGCTGCTTCCCGGCAACGTGGAGGCGAACCTCGCCACTGCGGGCATCACGGTCAACGCCGCTTCTTCCGCGGCGGATCTGCTCACCGACCTGAAAGCGGGGCACCTGCTGGGCGCGCACCCGCGCCGTGTGTTCCTGGCGCAGCTGTTGGGCTGTGTCGTGGGCTCACTGGTGGTGGTGCCCCTGTTCTACCTGCTGGTTCCGGATGCGTCCGCGCTGGGGTCGGAGCGCTTCCCGGCGCCGGCCGCCGCGGTCACCGCGGGCGTGGCGCGGGTGTTGGCCTCCGGTGTGGACGCAGTGTCGCCGGACCTTCGGAGCGCCATGGCGTGGGCCGCGCTGGGCGCGGTCGTCCTCACGCTCTGCGAGCAGGCGCTGCCGGAGCGCTTCCGCCGCTGGACGCCTTCCGCCGTGGGCGTGGGGCTGGCCTTCCTGCTGCCCGCGTCCACCTCCCTGGGGTTCTTCCTGGGGGGCCTGGGTTGGGCGGTGGCGCGGCGGCTCAAGCCCGCTTCGGAGGGCCCGGGCGTGACGCTGGCGGCCGGGCTCATCGCGGGGGAGGGACTGGTCGGGGTTGGCATCGTCCTGGCGCGGGCGCTCTGGTAG
- a CDS encoding ZIP family metal transporter, whose protein sequence is MSDSGFGTSTLALALAGSAVTILSTSLGALPALAARDISRRSKDVLMGFSAGVMLAATAFSLVVPAIELGEQRYQSRFTGALMVGASMLLGGLFLHLCNRFIPHEHFIKGQEGNAQAANLKRIWLFVLAIALHNFPEGLAVGTGVGSRSMTIAAPILVGIGLQDIPEGFVVALALMGVAYSRKQAVLVALYTGLVEGAAALVGFFATSFASGILPWALAFAGGSMLYVVSDEMIPESHRQEYAKEATAGLMVGFVLMMFLDVTLS, encoded by the coding sequence ATGTCCGACAGCGGTTTCGGCACGTCCACCCTCGCCCTGGCGCTCGCTGGCAGCGCGGTCACCATCCTCTCCACCAGCCTGGGCGCGCTGCCCGCCCTCGCGGCGCGTGACATCTCCCGGCGCTCCAAGGACGTGCTGATGGGCTTCAGCGCGGGCGTGATGCTCGCGGCCACGGCCTTCTCGCTGGTGGTGCCCGCCATCGAACTGGGCGAGCAGCGCTACCAATCGCGCTTCACCGGCGCGCTGATGGTCGGGGCCAGCATGCTGCTGGGCGGCCTGTTCCTGCACCTGTGCAACCGCTTCATCCCCCACGAGCACTTCATCAAGGGCCAGGAGGGCAACGCCCAGGCCGCGAACCTCAAGCGCATCTGGCTGTTCGTGCTGGCCATCGCGCTGCACAACTTCCCGGAAGGGCTGGCCGTGGGCACCGGCGTGGGCAGCCGCTCCATGACCATCGCCGCGCCCATCCTGGTGGGCATCGGGCTGCAGGACATCCCGGAGGGCTTCGTCGTCGCGCTCGCGCTGATGGGCGTGGCCTACAGCCGCAAGCAGGCGGTGCTGGTGGCGCTGTACACGGGGCTCGTGGAGGGGGCTGCCGCGCTGGTGGGCTTCTTCGCCACCTCGTTCGCGTCCGGCATCCTGCCGTGGGCGCTCGCGTTCGCGGGCGGCTCCATGCTGTACGTCGTCAGCGACGAGATGATCCCGGAGAGCCACCGCCAGGAGTACGCGAAGGAGGCCACCGCCGGACTGATGGTGGGCTTCGTCCTGATGATGTTCCTGGACGTCACGCTCAGCTGA
- a CDS encoding sigma 54-interacting transcriptional regulator translates to MSVSDRTRVDGAPGEHKDKGTRPEEADAEAALHVTLPYEQARRPGDLPVVRRFRLSVVEGPGAGMVWESTSDTCSVGSHPLNDCAVEDSTVSRFHCEVKIGPKGPQVKDLDSLNGVIVDGVQVVEGILRSGSLLRLGRVVLRFDFSAESNRLPLSDMTHFGSLVGTSVAMRGCFAMMERAAARDVTVLLEGETGTGKSQAALAIHQASRRKDAAFLVVDCGAIPAHILESELFGHEKGSFTGAVSRRAGVFEEADGGTVFLDEIGELPPELQPKLLRVLENREIRRVGSNTYLPVDVRLMAATHRDLRAEVNAGRFRSDLFFRLAVLRIGMPSLRQRPEDLSMLVSGILQSLGADPERTGALRTPEFLARLRHAAWPGNVRELRNHLERCLVFEDALPLAEEDSRPEGSPLEVDLSRPYAEQRRRVVDDFERRYLRALLEKHQGKVAQAAITAGMDRVHFYRLLRRHGIKP, encoded by the coding sequence ATGTCTGTGTCGGATCGAACCCGCGTCGACGGCGCCCCGGGAGAGCACAAGGACAAGGGCACCCGCCCGGAGGAAGCGGACGCGGAGGCCGCGCTCCATGTGACGCTGCCCTACGAGCAGGCCCGCCGTCCGGGGGACCTGCCCGTGGTGCGCCGCTTCCGCCTGTCCGTGGTGGAGGGCCCGGGCGCGGGCATGGTGTGGGAGTCCACGTCGGACACCTGTTCGGTGGGCTCGCACCCGCTCAACGACTGCGCGGTGGAGGACTCCACCGTGTCGCGCTTCCACTGCGAGGTGAAGATCGGCCCCAAGGGCCCGCAGGTGAAGGACCTGGACAGCCTCAACGGCGTCATCGTGGACGGCGTGCAGGTGGTGGAGGGCATCCTGCGCAGCGGCAGCCTGCTGCGGCTGGGCCGCGTGGTGCTGCGCTTCGACTTCAGCGCGGAGAGCAACCGGCTGCCGCTGTCGGACATGACGCACTTCGGCTCGCTCGTGGGCACGTCGGTGGCCATGCGCGGCTGCTTCGCGATGATGGAGCGCGCCGCCGCGCGCGACGTCACGGTGCTGCTGGAGGGCGAGACGGGCACCGGCAAGAGCCAGGCGGCGCTCGCCATCCACCAGGCCAGCCGGCGCAAGGACGCGGCCTTCCTGGTCGTGGACTGCGGCGCCATCCCCGCCCACATCCTGGAGAGCGAGCTGTTCGGCCACGAGAAGGGCTCCTTCACCGGCGCGGTGAGCCGGCGCGCGGGCGTCTTCGAGGAGGCCGACGGCGGCACCGTCTTCTTGGACGAGATTGGCGAGCTGCCCCCGGAGCTCCAGCCCAAGCTGCTGCGCGTGCTGGAGAACCGGGAGATCCGCCGGGTGGGCAGCAACACGTACCTGCCGGTGGACGTGCGGCTGATGGCGGCCACCCACCGCGACCTGCGCGCGGAGGTGAACGCGGGCCGCTTCCGCTCCGACCTCTTCTTCCGCCTCGCGGTGCTGCGCATCGGCATGCCGTCGCTGCGCCAGCGGCCGGAGGACTTGTCCATGCTGGTGTCGGGCATCCTCCAGTCACTGGGCGCGGATCCGGAGCGCACGGGAGCGCTGCGCACGCCGGAGTTCCTGGCGCGCCTGCGGCACGCGGCGTGGCCGGGCAACGTGCGCGAGCTGCGCAACCACCTGGAGCGCTGCCTGGTGTTCGAGGACGCGCTGCCGCTGGCGGAGGAGGACTCGCGCCCGGAGGGCAGCCCGCTGGAGGTGGACCTGTCGCGGCCGTACGCGGAGCAGCGCCGCCGCGTGGTGGACGACTTCGAGCGCCGCTACCTGCGGGCGCTCCTGGAGAAGCACCAGGGCAAGGTGGCCCAGGCCGCCATCACCGCCGGCATGGACCGCGTGCACTTCTACCGGTTGCTTCGCAGGCACGGCATCAAGCCCTGA